The proteins below are encoded in one region of Benincasa hispida cultivar B227 unplaced genomic scaffold, ASM972705v1 Contig189, whole genome shotgun sequence:
- the LOC120069059 gene encoding CMP-sialic acid transporter 4-like, producing the protein MDRLSSYFDVDVTKRRMKKYVLRQFQNTFKEYRAELYKQYCRFEDPKEKDGNGDGSGVSVAVADDIESLCGGKAISGASNVAKLGANSFDRSKWQQKSIVTLALTVLTSSQAILIVWSKRAGKYEYSVTTANFMVETLKCVLSLAALSQIWESEGVTEDNKLSTTYDEVIVYSIPAALYLVKNLLQYYIFAYVDAPGYQILKNFNIISTGILYRIILKKKLSEIQLAAFILLCAGCTTAQLNSNSDHVLQTPFQGCLMAIVSSKSVMLYEGVCCVGRVMLKVLIILMVVDSCIDHGRHLILDNYGQNVGEKSKLTLKMVFYFGRKLTLKVAGIEMLVMYNVC; encoded by the exons ATGGATCGATTGTCG TCATATTTTGATGTTGATGTGACAAAAAGGCGTATGAAAAAGTATGTATTACGACAATTTCAAAATACGTTCAAAGAATATAGAGCAGAGCTATACAAGCAATACTGTAGGTTCGAGGACCCAAAA GAGAAAGATGGCAATGGGGACGGCAGTGGGGTTAGTGTCGCTGTGGCAGATGACATAGAGAGCTTGTGCGGCGGGAAAGCAATTTCAGGTG CGAGTAATGTGGCAAAATTGGGGGCAAATTCTTTTGATCGGTCTAAGTGGCAACAAAA GTCCATAGTTACACTTGCATTAACAGTTCTTACTAGTTCACAAGCAATACTCATCGTGTGGTCCAAGAGAGCTGGAAAATATGAATACAGTGTTACCACCGCAAATTTCATG GTGGAGACTTTGAAGTGTGTTTTGTCGCTTGCAGCTTTGAGTCAAATCTGGGAAAGTGAAGGTGTGACCGAAGATAACAA GTTGAGCACAACGTATGATGAGGTTATTGTATACTCTATTCCTGCAGCACTTTATCTTGTCAAGAATTTACTCCAG TATTATATTTTTGCTTATGTGGATGCACCGGGTTATCAGATATTGAAGAATTTTAATATCATCAGCACTGGTATTTTATACAGAATcatacttaaaaaaaa GTTAAGTGAGATTCAGTTGGCAGCATTTATTCTACTATGTGCTGGGTGCACTACTGCACAGTTAAATTCAAA ctctgATCATGTTCTTCAAACACCTTTTCAAGGTTGTCTGATGGCTATAGTGAGTTCCAAATCTGTAATGCTTTATGAGGGTGTGTGTTGTGTGGGAAGAGTGATGCTTAAAGTACTTATTATCTTAATGGTGGTTGATTCTTGTATAGATCATGGAAGACATTTAATATTGGACAATTATGGACAAAATGTAGGTGAAAAAtcaaaactgacattaaagatggTATTCTATTTCGGTCGAAAACTAACATTGAAGGTAGCTGGCATTGAAATGTTGGTCATGTATAATGTCTGttga
- the LOC120069044 gene encoding pentatricopeptide repeat-containing protein At2g03880, mitochondrial yields the protein MRRATLLLKLTPPIWLFRFCSVSAYSLVDEFTKFCYQRDLPRAMKTMEAMQRNCLYADAITYSELIKCCLLRGAVEQGRLVHEHVFSNGYEAKTFLINTLLNMYVKFGLLDEAQNLFDEMLDRNVVSWTTMISAYSSSNLNHKALEFLILMFREGVRPNMFTYSSVLRACDGLLNLRQLHGSIMKVGLESDIFVRSALIDAYSKMGEQRDALNVFNEMVTSDLVVWNSIIGGFAQNSDGDEALRLYKRMKRAGFAVDQSTLTSVLRACTGLALLELGRQVHVHVLKYDQDLILNNALLDMYCKCGSLEDANLVFTRRMTEKDVISWSTMIAGLAQNGFSTDALKLFESMKSKGPKPNYITVLGVLFACSHAGLVNDGWYYFKSMKELFGIDPGREHYGCMIDLLGRAGKLDEAVKLIHEMNHEPDAVTWRILLGACRVHKNVDLAIYAAKEILKLDPFDAGTYILLSNIYANSQKWEDVTEVRSRMRARGVKKEPGCSWIEVSKQVHAFILGDNSHPRIKEIKRELSQLIQRLMRVGYVPDTNFVLQDLEGEQMEDSLQYHSEKLAIVFGLMSLPNQKTIHIRKNLRICGDCHIFAKLVSQLENRVIVIRDPIRYHHFRDGVCSCGDYW from the coding sequence ATGAGAAGGGCAACTTTATTGTTGAAGCTTACTCCTCCCATTTGGCTATTTCGTTTTTGTTCAGTGTCGGCCTACTCGTTAGTCGACGAGTTCACGAAATTTTGCTATCAAAGGGATCTTCCAAGAGCCATGAAAACGATGGAAGCGATGCAGAGAAACTGTCTCTATGCCGATGCAATTACTTACTCCGAGCTTATCAAGTGCTGCCTTCTTCGTGGGGCTGTAGAACAAGGTCGGCTTGTTCATGAGCATGTTTTCTCAAATGGGTACGAGGCCAAAACATTCTTGATCAATACTCTGCTTAATATGTATGTAAAATTCGGCCTCTTGGATGAAGCCCAGAATCTGTTCGACGAAATGCTCGACAGGAATGTTGTCTCTTGGACGACTATGATATCTGCTTATTCCAGTTCCAATCTTAACCATAAGGCGTTGGAGTTTCTGATATTGATGTTTAGAGAAGGTGTTCGACCTAATATGTTTACGTATTCTTCGGTTTTGAGAGCTTGCGATGGTTTGTTGAACCTCAGGCAGCTACATGGTAGCATAATGAAGGTGGGTTTGGAATCTGATATCTTTGTAAGGAGTGCTCTGATCGACGCTTACTCAAAAATGGGTGAACAGCGAGATGCTTTGAATGTTTTTAACGAGATGGTTACAAGTGATTTGGTTGTGTGGAACTCCATTATTGGTGGTTTTGCTCAGAACAGTGATGGGGATGAAGCTTTGCGTCTTTATAAGAGAATGAAGAGAGCTGGTTTTGCAGTTGATCAGTCTACATTAACTAGTGTTTTGCGAGCCTGCACTGGGCTAGCGCTCTTAGAGTTGGGCAGACAAGTGCATGTCCATGTATTGAAGTATGatcaggatctaatccttaaCAATGCACTTCTTGACATGTATTGCAAATGTGGCAGTCTAGAAGATGCAAACCTTGTTTTCACAAGGAGGATGACAGAGAAGGATGTCATCTCATGGAGCACTATGATTGCAGGATTAGCTCAAAATGGCTTTAGCACAGACGCACTTAAATTGTTTGAATCAATGAAATCTAAAGGGCCAAAGCCAAATTACATCACCGTACTTGGGGTTCTTTTTGCCTGTAGTCATGCAGGGCTTGTAAATGATGGATGGTACTATTTTAAATCTATGAAGGAACTTTTTGGGATTGATCCTGGAAGAGAGCACTATGGTTGCATGATTGATCTTCTTGGTAGAGCTGGAAAGCTTGACGAAGCTGTGAAGTTGATCCATGAAATGAACCATGAACCAGATGCAGTGACATGGCGAATCTTGCTTGGTGCTTGCAGAGTCCACAAGAATGTGGATTTAGCCATATATGCTGCTAAAGAAATCCTGAAACTGGATCCTTTCGACGCCGGGACGTACATATTGTTATCGAATATTTATGCCAATTCCCAGAAATGGGAAGATGTTACAGAAGTTAGGAGCAGGATGAGAGCTAGGGGAGTGAAGAAAGAACCAGGATGCAGCTGGATTGAAGTGAGCAAACAAGTTCATGCTTTTATATTGGGAGACAACTCACATCCaagaataaaagagataaaGAGGGAGCTAAGCCAATTAATTCAAAGATTAATGAGAGTGGGTTATGTTCCAGATACAAATTTTGTGCTGCAGGATCTTGAAGGAGAACAGATGGAAGATTCCCTTCAATACCACAGCGAGAAACTGGCAATTGTGTTTGGTTTGATGAGTTTGCCAAATCAGAAAACCATTCACATAAGGAAAAACCTCAGAATCTGTGGGGACTGTCATATCTTTGCAAAACTTGTCTCACAGTTGGAGAATCGAGTCATCGTCATTCGAGATCCTATTCGATACCATCATTTTCGGGATGGTGTGTGCTCTTGTGGTGATTACTGGTGA